Proteins from one Microbacterium faecale genomic window:
- a CDS encoding ATP-binding cassette domain-containing protein, producing MKARESLLNVDDLEVVYKGRGGKTFQALKSVSLDIRPGETLGLVGESGSGKTTIGRAILGLVPVNSGRIAFEGREITQLKQRERRELAKDIQVVFQDPYTSLNPSMTVADILAEPLLIQGWTRNDAYGRVRELLDRVSLPADASKRLPREFSGGQRQRVAIARAIALKPRLIICDEPVSALDLTTQARVLDQLIEIQEATGVAYLFVSHDLGVVRHISHRVSVLYRGEIVEQGEVDQVTARPQHPYTQRLFMSAPVADVSQQRIRREQRRLLATGGENAR from the coding sequence ATGAAAGCTCGGGAATCTCTGCTGAACGTCGACGACCTCGAGGTCGTGTACAAGGGGCGCGGGGGCAAGACGTTCCAGGCGCTGAAGAGCGTGTCACTGGACATCCGTCCCGGTGAGACCCTCGGTCTCGTCGGCGAGTCCGGTTCGGGGAAGACGACGATCGGGCGCGCGATCCTCGGGTTGGTCCCGGTGAACTCGGGACGCATCGCCTTCGAGGGGCGCGAGATCACGCAGCTCAAGCAGCGCGAGCGTCGCGAGCTCGCGAAGGACATCCAGGTGGTGTTCCAGGATCCGTACACGTCGCTCAACCCGTCGATGACCGTGGCCGATATCCTCGCCGAACCGCTGCTCATCCAGGGATGGACGCGGAACGACGCCTACGGGCGCGTCCGAGAGCTCCTCGATCGGGTGAGTCTGCCCGCCGACGCCTCCAAGCGCCTCCCGCGCGAGTTCTCGGGCGGGCAGCGGCAGCGCGTCGCCATCGCGCGTGCGATCGCCCTCAAGCCGCGCCTCATCATCTGCGACGAACCCGTCTCGGCTCTTGACCTCACGACGCAGGCTCGCGTGCTCGATCAGCTCATCGAGATCCAGGAGGCGACCGGCGTTGCGTACCTCTTCGTCTCGCACGACCTCGGCGTCGTTCGCCACATCAGCCACCGTGTCAGCGTGTTGTACCGTGGCGAGATCGTGGAGCAGGGCGAGGTCGACCAGGTGACGGCTCGGCCCCAGCACCCCTACACCCAGCGGCTGTTCATGTCGGCCCCCGTCGCCGACGTGTCGCAGCAGCGCATCCGTCGCGAACAGCGTCGCCTGTTGGCGACGGGAGGAGAGAACGCCCGATGA
- a CDS encoding flavin reductase family protein, with the protein MFIDASTLDAASTYRLLVGSVVPRPIAWVTSGIAPHAVNLAPFSSFAWVSQHPAMLGFTVNRRPEGRKDTIENIERDGEYVINVVTDDMLEPMHASSEWLAPDHSEVEAQDLRLAASEHVRVPRLADVKVSMEMVHERTIEFSPTGGQFVVGRVVGWHIDEAVMTDGRIDTELLRPVGRLAGPRYSGLAEVVELPAVPGGAPTKA; encoded by the coding sequence TTGTTCATCGACGCCTCGACTCTCGACGCCGCCTCGACCTACCGCCTGCTCGTGGGGTCGGTCGTGCCACGCCCCATCGCCTGGGTGACGAGCGGCATCGCACCGCACGCCGTCAACCTCGCGCCGTTCAGCTCCTTCGCGTGGGTCAGCCAACACCCCGCCATGCTGGGCTTCACGGTGAATCGGCGGCCGGAGGGCCGCAAGGACACGATCGAGAACATCGAACGCGACGGCGAGTACGTCATCAACGTGGTGACGGATGACATGCTCGAGCCGATGCACGCGTCGAGCGAATGGCTGGCCCCCGACCACAGCGAGGTCGAGGCGCAGGATCTGCGGTTGGCGGCCTCGGAACACGTGCGCGTCCCGCGTCTGGCCGACGTGAAGGTCAGCATGGAGATGGTGCACGAGCGCACGATCGAATTCAGCCCGACCGGCGGACAGTTCGTCGTCGGGCGCGTCGTGGGATGGCACATCGATGAAGCCGTGATGACGGACGGACGCATCGACACCGAGCTGCTGCGCCCCGTCGGTCGCCTCGCTGGCCCGCGCTACAGCGGACTCGCTGAGGTCGTGGAGCTTCCCGCGGTTCCGGGCGGTGCGCCGACGAAGGCGTGA
- a CDS encoding fumarylacetoacetate hydrolase family protein, translated as MRLATLRHGDGTTSAAVVADGIATDVVGAADVGALLADPEWRTRAASADGQQTAIDGLAPENWGAVIPRPGKVVCVGLNYREHILEMGRELPAHPTLFAKFGTAITGPYDDIAIPAHAADQVDWEAELAVVIGERVRDADPAAAAAAIAGYSVLNDISMRDFQNRTVQWMQGKNFEATTPLGPVLVTADEFEPGPSIRCDVNGETMQDGATDDLVFTPADLVAYISAIFTLEPGDVIATGTPGGVGHARTPARYLADGDELVTTIDGIGALRNRIRTR; from the coding sequence ATGAGGCTCGCGACCCTGCGCCACGGAGACGGCACCACGTCGGCCGCGGTCGTCGCGGACGGAATCGCCACGGACGTCGTGGGGGCCGCGGACGTCGGCGCGCTCCTCGCGGATCCGGAGTGGCGCACGCGCGCGGCTTCGGCCGACGGACAGCAGACCGCGATCGACGGGCTCGCCCCGGAGAACTGGGGTGCCGTGATTCCGCGACCGGGCAAGGTCGTGTGTGTCGGCCTCAACTATCGCGAGCACATCCTCGAGATGGGGCGCGAGCTGCCCGCGCATCCGACCCTGTTCGCGAAGTTCGGAACGGCGATCACGGGGCCTTACGACGACATCGCGATTCCCGCCCACGCGGCCGATCAGGTCGACTGGGAGGCCGAGCTCGCCGTCGTGATCGGCGAACGCGTGCGCGACGCGGATCCTGCTGCCGCGGCGGCGGCGATCGCGGGGTACAGCGTGCTCAACGACATCTCGATGCGGGACTTCCAGAACCGCACGGTGCAGTGGATGCAGGGCAAGAACTTCGAGGCGACGACACCGCTCGGCCCCGTGCTGGTGACAGCGGACGAGTTCGAGCCGGGGCCGAGCATCCGGTGCGATGTCAATGGCGAGACGATGCAGGACGGGGCGACCGATGACCTCGTGTTCACGCCGGCCGACCTCGTCGCGTACATCTCGGCGATCTTCACGCTCGAGCCGGGCGATGTGATCGCCACGGGCACACCGGGCGGCGTCGGACATGCACGCACGCCCGCACGGTATCTGGCCGACGGCGACGAGCTGGTCACCACGATCGACGGCATCGGCGCGCTGCGCAACCGGATCCGAACGCGCTGA
- a CDS encoding cupin domain-containing protein has translation METMDGRVDSPELEQLYADFEANSTAPLWTQRDDLMPMTPAPAAVPHVWRWSNLYDIAKRSGDLVPVGRGGERRAIGLRNPGLPGTAYATPTLWCAIQYLGGHETAPEHRHSQNAFRFVVEGEGVWTVVNGDPVRMSRGDLLLTPGWNFHGHHNDTAEPMAWIDGLDIPLSNYTDVGFFEFGSDRVTDEASPDVSRAERLWAHPGLRPLSGMEQRVSSPLSAYRWEHTDAALAEQLALEDEGYPATVEQGHAAIRFSNPTTGGDVMPTIRCEFHRLREGAVTPARHEVGSSVWQVFEGRGEVVLGDETHRVEKGDLFVVPSWVPWSLRAETGFDLFRFSDAPVIERLGFARTYVPERDGVR, from the coding sequence ATGGAGACGATGGACGGACGGGTCGACTCGCCCGAGCTGGAGCAGCTGTACGCCGACTTCGAGGCGAACTCGACCGCACCGCTGTGGACGCAGCGCGATGATCTGATGCCGATGACGCCGGCACCGGCCGCGGTTCCGCATGTGTGGCGCTGGTCGAACCTCTACGACATCGCGAAGCGCTCGGGCGACCTCGTACCCGTCGGGCGCGGCGGGGAACGGCGGGCGATCGGCCTGCGTAACCCCGGTCTTCCCGGCACCGCGTACGCGACGCCGACGCTGTGGTGCGCGATCCAGTACCTCGGCGGTCACGAGACGGCGCCCGAGCATCGACACAGCCAGAACGCGTTCCGGTTCGTCGTCGAGGGCGAGGGAGTCTGGACCGTCGTCAATGGCGATCCCGTTCGAATGTCTCGCGGAGACCTCCTGCTCACGCCGGGCTGGAACTTCCACGGTCACCACAACGACACGGCCGAGCCGATGGCGTGGATCGACGGGCTGGACATTCCGCTGTCGAACTACACGGACGTCGGCTTCTTCGAGTTCGGATCCGACCGCGTCACCGACGAGGCGTCGCCGGACGTCTCGCGTGCCGAGCGACTCTGGGCGCACCCGGGCCTGCGGCCGCTGTCGGGCATGGAGCAGCGCGTGAGCTCGCCGCTCTCTGCCTACCGGTGGGAGCACACCGACGCGGCGCTCGCCGAGCAGCTCGCGCTCGAGGACGAGGGCTACCCGGCCACGGTTGAGCAGGGGCACGCCGCGATCCGGTTCAGCAACCCGACGACCGGCGGCGACGTCATGCCGACGATCCGATGCGAGTTCCATCGCCTGCGTGAAGGGGCCGTCACGCCCGCGCGTCACGAGGTCGGATCCTCGGTGTGGCAGGTGTTCGAGGGGCGCGGCGAGGTCGTCCTGGGTGACGAAACGCATCGCGTCGAGAAGGGGGATCTGTTCGTCGTGCCGAGCTGGGTGCCCTGGTCGCTCCGGGCCGAGACCGGCTTCGATCTGTTCCGATTCAGCGACGCCCCCGTGATCGAGCGACTCGGCTTCGCCCGCACGTACGTTCCCGAACGAGACGGTGTGCGATGA
- a CDS encoding dipeptide/oligopeptide/nickel ABC transporter permease/ATP-binding protein, with protein sequence MSQTTSLVAAARAKRDGAVGRFLRNPLGVVAAVIVVLVIIAAAIAPLLPLPDPSLSVLRDAMQPPSAEHLLGTDSSGRDVLSRLLWGGQVNLLGAALAVAIALIVGLPTGLIAGYFGGPFDAVANWFNNLNMAMPGIVILLAVRAVAGPSVWVSMAVFGVLLAPSVFRIVRAAVQAVRNELYVDAARVSGLGNARIIGRHVLTVVRAPVIIQTARLGSIAIAIQAGLEFLGIADSSLPSWGSMLNEGFRRIFVDPSLVLWPSLAIGLTTMGLILLGNAMRDALEDSGSGSATRVGRTERVAAADDDRSPLLSVRELEVSYGTGDEQKTVVHRVDLDVRPGEVLGLVGESGSGKSQTAFSVLGLLPEGGWVSRGSIHFEGTELTDVSPRQRRRLRGTDIAYIPQEPLSNLDPAYRIGHQLTEPLRATQGMSRAAARERALSLLERVGIPDPEATFRAYPHEISGGMAQRVLIAGAVAGKPKLLIADEPTTALDVTVQAEVLDLLRDLQHENEMAVLLVTHNFGVVADICDRVAVMKAGRIVETNAVQEILESPQDDYTRTLLGSMLDDGDPVRVYAGEDTDEGAHS encoded by the coding sequence ATGAGTCAGACAACATCCCTCGTCGCGGCGGCGCGCGCCAAGCGCGATGGTGCCGTCGGGCGATTCCTGCGGAATCCGCTCGGAGTCGTCGCCGCCGTCATCGTCGTGCTCGTCATCATCGCCGCGGCGATCGCCCCGTTGCTCCCTCTGCCCGATCCCAGCCTCTCCGTGCTGCGCGACGCGATGCAGCCCCCGAGCGCCGAGCATCTGCTGGGGACGGACAGTTCCGGGCGCGATGTCCTCAGCCGCCTGCTCTGGGGAGGACAGGTCAACCTCCTCGGTGCGGCCCTCGCCGTGGCGATCGCGCTGATCGTCGGCCTGCCGACCGGCCTCATCGCCGGATATTTCGGCGGCCCATTCGACGCCGTGGCGAACTGGTTCAACAACCTCAACATGGCGATGCCCGGAATCGTCATCCTGCTGGCCGTGCGCGCCGTCGCCGGTCCGTCGGTCTGGGTGTCGATGGCCGTGTTCGGCGTGCTTCTGGCGCCGTCGGTCTTCCGCATCGTGCGTGCGGCCGTGCAGGCCGTCCGCAACGAGCTGTACGTCGATGCGGCACGCGTGTCGGGTCTGGGGAACGCGCGCATCATCGGTCGGCACGTGCTGACCGTTGTCCGCGCCCCCGTGATCATTCAGACGGCCAGGCTCGGAAGCATTGCGATCGCGATCCAGGCCGGGCTCGAGTTCCTCGGCATCGCCGACAGTTCGCTGCCGTCGTGGGGCAGCATGCTCAACGAAGGGTTCCGACGCATCTTCGTCGACCCCTCTCTCGTCCTGTGGCCGAGCCTCGCGATCGGACTCACGACGATGGGCCTGATCCTCCTCGGCAACGCAATGCGAGACGCGCTCGAGGACAGCGGATCCGGTTCGGCGACGAGGGTCGGCCGCACCGAACGCGTCGCGGCAGCTGACGACGACCGATCGCCGCTGCTGTCCGTGCGGGAGCTCGAGGTCAGCTACGGGACCGGGGACGAGCAGAAGACCGTCGTGCACCGGGTGGACCTCGACGTCCGCCCCGGCGAGGTGCTCGGCCTCGTGGGAGAGTCGGGTTCGGGGAAGTCGCAGACGGCGTTCTCCGTGCTCGGGCTGCTTCCCGAAGGCGGCTGGGTCTCACGTGGGTCGATCCACTTCGAGGGCACCGAGCTCACCGACGTCTCCCCGCGCCAGCGTCGTCGTCTGCGCGGAACCGATATCGCATACATTCCGCAGGAGCCGCTCAGCAACCTCGATCCGGCCTATCGGATCGGCCATCAGCTGACGGAGCCGCTGCGCGCGACGCAGGGGATGTCGCGAGCGGCCGCACGAGAGCGCGCCCTGAGCCTGCTTGAGCGCGTGGGGATCCCCGATCCCGAGGCGACGTTCCGCGCGTATCCGCACGAGATCTCGGGTGGGATGGCGCAGCGCGTGCTCATCGCGGGTGCAGTCGCCGGGAAGCCGAAGCTGCTCATCGCCGACGAACCGACGACGGCCCTCGACGTCACCGTGCAAGCCGAGGTCCTCGACCTGCTCCGCGACCTGCAGCACGAGAACGAGATGGCGGTGCTCCTCGTGACGCACAACTTCGGGGTCGTCGCCGACATCTGCGACCGCGTCGCCGTGATGAAGGCCGGGCGCATCGTCGAGACGAACGCGGTGCAGGAGATCCTCGAATCGCCGCAGGACGACTACACGCGCACGCTTCTCGGATCGATGCTGGACGACGGGGACCCCGTCCGTGTCTACGCCGGCGAGGACACAGACGAAGGAGCGCACTCATGA
- a CDS encoding TetR/AcrR family transcriptional regulator: MTSRGAYAKGIAKRDEILSVALDVVATHGYRRASVREIADAVGLSQAGLLHYFDSKDELFTAVLRKRDEVDAALIVDDPLAGLLRIVSHNAEVPGLVQLYAQLSVAAADPSHRAHEFFTERYKRLRTSLTAALSAAQLDGSLRSNFDPASTATSLIAATDGLQTQFLLDPSVDMAGELRTLLDDLRSPDA; this comes from the coding sequence ATGACATCACGGGGTGCCTACGCGAAAGGGATCGCCAAACGCGACGAGATCCTGTCCGTCGCGCTCGACGTCGTCGCCACTCACGGTTACCGGCGCGCGTCAGTGCGCGAGATAGCGGACGCCGTCGGTCTTAGCCAAGCCGGACTGCTGCACTACTTCGACAGCAAGGACGAGCTCTTCACCGCCGTCCTGCGGAAGCGCGACGAAGTCGACGCCGCGCTGATTGTCGACGACCCCCTCGCAGGATTGCTGCGCATCGTCTCGCATAACGCCGAGGTGCCCGGCCTCGTGCAGCTGTATGCGCAGCTTTCGGTCGCGGCGGCGGACCCGTCGCACCGCGCACACGAGTTCTTCACCGAGCGCTACAAGCGCCTGCGGACGTCTCTCACCGCGGCCCTGTCCGCGGCTCAGCTCGACGGATCCCTACGGAGCAACTTCGATCCGGCGAGCACGGCGACCTCACTCATTGCCGCGACTGACGGCCTGCAGACCCAGTTCCTCCTGGATCCATCGGTCGACATGGCCGGCGAGCTCCGGACGCTCCTCGACGACCTGCGCTCTCCCGACGCGTAG
- a CDS encoding ABC transporter permease, with translation MKRLISAVSLVFGTSIIVFLMLSPAFDNIAFNVLGENASPEQAAALNAELGLDRPVLVQYASWLVSAFTGDLGESLFSTQTVMQALSVRMPVTVALVIIVTLLSGVLGFAIGVAAAVTRGWVDRTLQFVATLGDALPAFIIALFLVTLFAIQLGWFPATGYTAPGSDIGGWVRTMTLPVVALTIVAVAGVAQQVRSSMIQTLRLDYVRTLRSRGLSETRVVVAHVLRNASTTGLTALAVQVVGILGGAVVIEQIFALPGLGSLAIEASSRTDVDVVLGAVLAYVVIVVIVNLLVDLIVAWLNPKVRLA, from the coding sequence TTGAAGAGACTGATCTCGGCGGTGTCGCTCGTCTTCGGCACGTCGATCATCGTCTTCCTGATGCTGTCGCCCGCGTTCGACAACATCGCGTTCAACGTGCTCGGCGAGAACGCCAGTCCCGAGCAGGCCGCCGCGCTGAACGCGGAACTCGGGCTCGACCGTCCGGTGCTCGTGCAGTACGCGAGCTGGCTCGTCTCCGCGTTCACCGGGGACCTCGGCGAGTCGCTCTTCTCGACGCAGACCGTCATGCAGGCGCTGTCGGTGCGAATGCCGGTGACGGTGGCGCTCGTGATCATCGTGACGCTTCTCAGTGGCGTTCTCGGCTTCGCGATCGGCGTCGCCGCGGCCGTCACGCGCGGTTGGGTCGACCGCACGCTCCAGTTCGTCGCCACGCTCGGCGACGCGCTGCCGGCATTCATCATCGCCCTGTTCCTGGTGACGCTCTTCGCGATCCAGCTCGGCTGGTTCCCGGCGACCGGCTATACGGCTCCGGGCAGCGACATCGGTGGTTGGGTGCGGACGATGACCCTCCCGGTCGTCGCTCTCACGATCGTCGCGGTCGCCGGCGTCGCGCAGCAGGTGCGCAGCTCGATGATCCAGACGCTGCGTCTCGACTACGTGCGCACGCTCCGCAGTCGCGGGCTCTCCGAGACGCGCGTGGTGGTCGCCCACGTTCTGCGCAACGCGTCGACAACGGGGCTCACCGCGCTCGCGGTGCAGGTCGTCGGCATCCTCGGCGGCGCGGTCGTGATCGAGCAGATCTTCGCGCTGCCGGGTCTCGGCAGCCTCGCGATCGAGGCGTCGTCGCGCACAGACGTCGATGTCGTCCTCGGCGCCGTGCTCGCATACGTCGTCATCGTCGTCATCGTCAATCTGCTGGTCGACCTCATCGTTGCCTGGCTGAACCCGAAGGTGCGTCTCGCATGA
- a CDS encoding maleylpyruvate isomerase N-terminal domain-containing protein → MAARTDNVADPALAAELLLARRGQAYFSRVLGQLPNGDLGSESFVPGWTNARVVAHVALDARATAHAVEALRTRASEPVLVDAAERIRDIDFAATLPPEALRNLSAHAAVHLNVEWRDLPAEVWSEKIRVTGKPPILAADTVWRRCNEVWTRSVDLAGPSAIRDLPRDVLERLRALPEPPHWL, encoded by the coding sequence ATGGCCGCTCGCACCGACAACGTCGCCGACCCCGCGCTCGCGGCCGAGCTGCTGCTGGCGCGTCGCGGGCAAGCGTACTTCTCGCGCGTGCTGGGGCAGCTGCCGAACGGCGATCTCGGATCCGAGTCGTTCGTGCCCGGCTGGACGAACGCGCGCGTCGTCGCTCACGTGGCGCTCGATGCGCGTGCGACCGCGCACGCGGTCGAGGCGCTGCGCACCCGAGCCTCCGAGCCCGTTCTCGTCGATGCGGCGGAGCGCATCCGCGACATCGACTTCGCCGCCACGCTGCCGCCCGAAGCGCTCCGAAACCTCTCCGCCCACGCCGCCGTCCACCTGAACGTCGAATGGCGCGACCTGCCGGCGGAGGTGTGGTCCGAGAAGATCCGCGTGACCGGGAAGCCCCCGATCCTCGCAGCGGACACTGTGTGGAGGCGGTGCAACGAGGTGTGGACGAGATCCGTCGATCTTGCCGGCCCTTCCGCGATCCGCGACCTCCCGCGCGACGTGCTCGAGCGACTCCGCGCTCTACCCGAACCGCCACACTGGCTCTGA
- a CDS encoding glycoside hydrolase family 3 N-terminal domain-containing protein, translated as MTTIPASVRTARHTDGTVYRDLNGNGVMDPYEDPSRPIDERVDDLVGRLSLREKAGLMVQSVVAVTTDGDIDGTPIVPRDPTARELVEERSVTHLNVHRIPEPSIMARWVNSVQRVAEASGHGIPVTVSTDPRHSFTENWGASFSSEFMSAWPEPLGFGALADEDAVREFADIARREYLAVGIRTALHPTLDLATEPRWARQYSTFGQNAELVSRLGLAYVDGFEGGASLSSNGIACMAKHFPGGGPQRDGEDTHFPYGKEHDYLGGRFEEHLEPFRQVIARGVPAIMPAYGKPMGLTLDGEKIEEVGFGFNRQMIQGLLREQLGYDGVVCTDWGLVTESRILDKTLPPRAWGVEHLDEVGRVKKILDAGCDQLGGEEEPGFIVELVESGQLDEARLDESVRRLLKVKFELGLFENPYVDEVAAAKTVGSAEFREKGHRAQARSIVVLESGRPSAPTLPIRRGAEVFSEQVSAEVLAEAGLRVAAAPEQADAIIVRTEAPFEPRDHYMLEASFQAGSLEFAPEFIDRVRSLSVQAPVILVVKLDRPAILEPLMPYTSALVADFGASDSAVLEVLMGRTTAVGELPFDIPRTMAAIERSRVDVPGDTVRPLFVAGQPSAPVSRRAGRRTYSQGRESKLAILETALDVIERKGYSSTSLRDIAAEVGMTQAGLLHHFGTKENLLVEVLRQRDVVNRRNLTSDPGDEPMTLRTARHNVEVPGLVHLYVSLEAAAADPEHPAHEFFLRRNDMVAGTIRRDIEARQNDGSFPAEVDAAMMARVLLALSDGLQAEWEIDRSIDLPGTIEWLWNQFASRATATDDEVAERTQD; from the coding sequence ATGACCACGATCCCCGCCAGCGTCCGCACAGCGCGGCACACGGATGGCACTGTCTACCGCGATCTCAACGGCAACGGCGTCATGGACCCGTACGAGGATCCGAGCCGACCCATCGACGAACGCGTCGACGACCTCGTCGGACGCCTGTCTTTGCGCGAGAAGGCGGGTCTGATGGTGCAGAGTGTCGTCGCCGTGACGACCGACGGCGACATCGACGGAACGCCGATCGTCCCGCGTGACCCGACGGCGCGGGAGCTCGTCGAGGAACGCTCGGTCACCCACCTCAACGTGCACCGCATCCCCGAGCCGTCCATCATGGCGCGGTGGGTCAACAGCGTGCAGCGCGTCGCCGAGGCGTCCGGGCACGGCATCCCCGTGACGGTCTCGACGGATCCCCGCCACTCGTTCACGGAGAACTGGGGGGCGTCCTTCTCCTCTGAGTTCATGTCCGCGTGGCCGGAGCCGCTCGGTTTCGGCGCCCTCGCGGACGAAGATGCGGTGCGCGAGTTCGCCGACATCGCCCGTCGTGAGTACCTGGCCGTCGGCATTCGCACTGCGCTTCACCCCACGCTCGATCTCGCCACCGAGCCGCGCTGGGCACGTCAGTACAGCACGTTTGGGCAGAACGCCGAGCTGGTCTCTCGTCTGGGCCTCGCGTACGTCGACGGCTTCGAAGGCGGAGCGTCACTTTCTTCGAACGGCATCGCCTGCATGGCGAAGCACTTCCCGGGAGGAGGACCGCAGCGCGACGGCGAAGACACGCACTTCCCGTACGGCAAGGAGCACGACTATCTCGGGGGGCGCTTCGAGGAGCACCTGGAACCGTTCCGACAGGTGATCGCGCGCGGCGTGCCCGCGATCATGCCGGCGTACGGCAAGCCGATGGGCCTCACCCTCGATGGCGAGAAGATCGAAGAGGTCGGTTTCGGCTTCAACCGCCAAATGATCCAGGGCCTGCTCCGCGAGCAGCTCGGATACGACGGCGTCGTCTGCACCGACTGGGGCCTCGTCACGGAATCGCGGATCCTCGACAAGACCCTGCCGCCGCGTGCGTGGGGCGTGGAGCACCTCGACGAGGTCGGGCGCGTGAAGAAGATCCTTGACGCGGGCTGCGATCAGCTCGGCGGCGAAGAGGAGCCGGGGTTCATCGTCGAGCTCGTCGAGAGCGGACAACTGGACGAGGCGCGGCTCGACGAGTCGGTTCGACGCCTGCTGAAGGTGAAGTTCGAACTCGGCCTGTTCGAGAACCCGTACGTGGACGAGGTGGCAGCTGCGAAGACGGTCGGCTCCGCCGAGTTCCGGGAGAAGGGCCACCGCGCGCAGGCGCGCTCGATCGTCGTGCTCGAGAGCGGCCGGCCGTCCGCTCCAACCCTGCCGATCCGCCGCGGCGCTGAGGTGTTCTCCGAGCAGGTCTCCGCTGAGGTGCTCGCCGAGGCAGGGTTGCGCGTCGCCGCGGCGCCGGAGCAGGCGGACGCGATCATCGTCCGGACCGAGGCTCCGTTCGAACCACGCGACCACTACATGCTCGAGGCGAGCTTCCAAGCCGGCTCGCTGGAGTTCGCTCCCGAGTTCATCGATCGGGTTCGCTCGCTGAGCGTGCAGGCACCCGTGATCCTCGTCGTGAAGCTCGACCGTCCCGCGATCCTCGAGCCGCTGATGCCGTACACCAGTGCGCTCGTCGCCGACTTCGGCGCGTCGGATTCGGCCGTGCTGGAAGTGCTGATGGGGCGAACGACCGCCGTCGGCGAGCTGCCGTTCGACATCCCGCGCACGATGGCCGCAATCGAGCGCTCGCGCGTCGACGTGCCGGGTGACACAGTGCGGCCGCTGTTCGTCGCGGGTCAGCCGAGCGCACCGGTGTCACGGCGCGCGGGACGTCGCACCTACTCACAGGGCCGAGAGAGCAAACTCGCCATCCTCGAGACGGCGCTCGACGTCATCGAACGCAAGGGCTACAGCTCCACCTCGCTGCGCGACATCGCGGCCGAGGTGGGGATGACGCAGGCCGGTCTGCTTCACCACTTCGGCACCAAGGAGAATCTCCTCGTCGAAGTCCTGCGCCAGCGAGATGTCGTCAACCGGCGCAACCTCACGTCCGATCCCGGCGACGAACCCATGACGTTGCGCACCGCGCGGCACAACGTGGAGGTGCCGGGGCTCGTGCACCTGTACGTGAGCCTCGAGGCGGCGGCGGCTGACCCGGAGCATCCGGCGCACGAGTTCTTCCTGCGCCGCAACGACATGGTCGCCGGAACGATCCGCCGTGACATCGAGGCGCGGCAGAACGACGGGAGCTTCCCGGCCGAGGTCGACGCCGCCATGATGGCGCGGGTGCTCCTCGCCCTCTCGGACGGTCTGCAAGCCGAGTGGGAGATCGACCGAAGCATCGACCTCCCGGGAACAATCGAGTGGCTGTGGAACCAGTTCGCGTCACGAGCGACGGCGACTGACGACGAAGTTGCCGAGCGGACGCAGGACTGA